From the Primulina tabacum isolate GXHZ01 chromosome 3, ASM2559414v2, whole genome shotgun sequence genome, one window contains:
- the LOC142541010 gene encoding uncharacterized protein LOC142541010 isoform X1 — MLLSLLSPPLALIGFSTTPSFPKEKILTRKRIRTIAKASEKDEDKPTFNPFGFVTDNPSSRSAIQLPESPAEDGNVGQMLYRIEDKGKEYGSYIKSGGFRWFVRETGSPQSKRGTIVFLHGAPTQSFSYRVVMSQMADVGFHCFAPDWIGFGFSDKPQARYGFDYTEKEFHEVFDKLLVTLGVISPFHLVVQGFLVGSYGLTWALKNQSKMSKLVILNTPLTISSPVPGLFQQLRIPFLGEFTCQNAVMAERFIEAGSAYVLKLEKADVYRLPYLASSGPGFALLEVAKRINFKDITSQISAGFSSGSWDKPTLVAWGVSDKYLPQIVAEEFQKRNPDVVKLKLIEGAGHMPQEDWPEKIVDALTGFL, encoded by the exons ATGCTTCTGTCTCTTCTCTCTCCACCGCTGGCGCTCATCGGATTCTCCACCACCCCTTCCTTTCCTAAAGAGAAAATTCTTACGCGGAAAAGAATCCGTACAATTGCCAAGGCTTCTGAGAAAGACGAAGACAAGCCGACATTCAATCCTTTTGGATTCGTCACCGATAACCCCTCGAGTCGGAGTGCGATTCAGCTACCTGAATCCCCCGCAGAAGATGGAAATGTCGGCCAAATGCTCTAT AGAATAGAAGACAAAGGAAAGGAATATGGATCTTACATTAAGTCTGGAGGGTTCCGGTGGTTTGTGAGGGAGACAG GATCTCCTCAAAGCAAGCGTGGAACCATTGTCTTTCTCCATGGAGCTCCAACACAATCCTTCAGCTATCGAGTTGTTATGTCTCAG ATGGCAGATGTCGGGTTTCATTGCTTTGCGCCTGACTGGATAGGATTTGGTTTTAGTGACAAGCCGCAGGCTAGATATGGATTCGACTACACTG AGAAAGAGTTCCATGAAGTATTTGACAAACTTCTTGTTACCCTAGGGGTGATCTCACCGTTTCATCTTGTGGTTCAG GGTTTTCTTGTGGGATCATATGGATTGACATGGGCTttgaaaaatcaaagcaaaatgTCAAAACTTGTGATCCTGAACACCCCGTTAACTATCTCGTCTCCAGTCCCTGGACTGTTCCAACAACTCAG GATTCCATTTCTTGGTGAATTCACCTGCCAGAATGCTGTTATGGCTGAGCGTTTTATTGAAGCTGGTAGTGC CTATGTGTTGAAGTTGGAAAAAGCTGATGTGTATCGGTTACCATATTTGGCGAGCAGTGGACCTGGCTTTG CCCTGCTTGAAGTTGCTAAGAGAATTAACTTTAAGGATATTACGAGTCAAATATCTGCTGGATTTTCATCTGGAAG CTGGGACAAGCCGACTTTAGTTGCATGGGGGGTATCAGACAAGTATCTTCCCCAAATAGTGgccgaagaattccagaaaagGAATCCTGATGTGGTAAAACTTAAGCTGATAGAAGGCGCGGGTCACATGCCACAGGAGGATTG GCCAGAGAAAATAGTAGATGCCTTGACAGGTTTTCTTTGA
- the LOC142541010 gene encoding uncharacterized protein LOC142541010 isoform X2: MSQMADVGFHCFAPDWIGFGFSDKPQARYGFDYTEKEFHEVFDKLLVTLGVISPFHLVVQGFLVGSYGLTWALKNQSKMSKLVILNTPLTISSPVPGLFQQLRIPFLGEFTCQNAVMAERFIEAGSAYVLKLEKADVYRLPYLASSGPGFALLEVAKRINFKDITSQISAGFSSGSWDKPTLVAWGVSDKYLPQIVAEEFQKRNPDVVKLKLIEGAGHMPQEDWPEKIVDALTGFL; the protein is encoded by the exons ATGTCTCAG ATGGCAGATGTCGGGTTTCATTGCTTTGCGCCTGACTGGATAGGATTTGGTTTTAGTGACAAGCCGCAGGCTAGATATGGATTCGACTACACTG AGAAAGAGTTCCATGAAGTATTTGACAAACTTCTTGTTACCCTAGGGGTGATCTCACCGTTTCATCTTGTGGTTCAG GGTTTTCTTGTGGGATCATATGGATTGACATGGGCTttgaaaaatcaaagcaaaatgTCAAAACTTGTGATCCTGAACACCCCGTTAACTATCTCGTCTCCAGTCCCTGGACTGTTCCAACAACTCAG GATTCCATTTCTTGGTGAATTCACCTGCCAGAATGCTGTTATGGCTGAGCGTTTTATTGAAGCTGGTAGTGC CTATGTGTTGAAGTTGGAAAAAGCTGATGTGTATCGGTTACCATATTTGGCGAGCAGTGGACCTGGCTTTG CCCTGCTTGAAGTTGCTAAGAGAATTAACTTTAAGGATATTACGAGTCAAATATCTGCTGGATTTTCATCTGGAAG CTGGGACAAGCCGACTTTAGTTGCATGGGGGGTATCAGACAAGTATCTTCCCCAAATAGTGgccgaagaattccagaaaagGAATCCTGATGTGGTAAAACTTAAGCTGATAGAAGGCGCGGGTCACATGCCACAGGAGGATTG GCCAGAGAAAATAGTAGATGCCTTGACAGGTTTTCTTTGA